A genomic stretch from Neodiprion fabricii isolate iyNeoFabr1 chromosome 3, iyNeoFabr1.1, whole genome shotgun sequence includes:
- the LOC124178074 gene encoding epidermal retinol dehydrogenase 2-like isoform X2 yields MVSHRARTVTCAIMVTAYAGIAIFADIFLFLVKVTYFIVEGTFRIFFPVEEKSVAGEIVLITGAGHGIGRELALQYASLGAKIVCWDLNEKSNNETAEEIKRANVASAVYTYKCDVTNREEVFRVSENVRKEVGDVTILVNNAGIMPCRTLLDHTPEEIRKIFDVNVIAHFWTLQAFLPSMIEKNHGHVVALSSMAGISGLPNLVPYCGSKFAVRGLMEATALELRDLMATKEMNIKFTCVFPYMVDTGLCKKPKVRFPSIMSLLPPKVAATEIVRAQRRNIPEASIPGIFFHVNNVARNFPTKVGLLLRDFLDSGVEAD; encoded by the exons ATGGTGTCTCATCGGGCGAG GACAGTCACTTGTGCAATCATGGTTACGGCGTACGCAGGGATCGCGATCTTCGctgacatttttctttttctcgtcaaaGTGACGTACTTTATCGTCGAGGGTACGTTCCGGATATTTTTTCCCGTCGAGGAGAAGAGCGTCGCCGGCGAAATTGTTTTG ATTACCGGTGCGGGTCACGGGATTGGCAGAGAGCTAGCCTTGCAGTACGCTTCCCTGGGAGCGAAGATTGTTTGTTGGGATTTGAACGAGAAGAGTAACAACGAAACTGCCGAGGAAATTAAGAGAGCGAACGTTGCTTCAGCAGTGTATACCTACAA ATGCGACGTAACGAACAGGGAGGAGGTGTTCCGGGTGTCAGAAAATGTGCGAAAGGAAGTCGGTGACGTGACAATTCTCGTAAACAATGCCGGTATCATGCCTTGTCGTACACTCCTGGATCATACGCCCGAAGAGAtacgaaagatttttgacgTGAACGTGATCGCCCATTTCTGG ACGCTCCAAGCCTTCTTGCCGAgcatgattgaaaaaaatcatggacATGTCGTGGCCCTGTCGTCGATGGCTGGAATCTCGGGACTTCCGAACCTGGTGCCCTACTGCGGATCCAAATTTGCCGTCAGAG GATTGATGGAAGCCACGGCGTTGGAGCTGCGGGACTTGATGGCAACGAAAGAAATGAACATTAAGTTCACGTGCGTTTTTCCATACATGGTTGACACTGGGCTGTGCAAAAAACCAAAAGTCAG GTTTCCAAGTATAATGTCACTACTTCCACCAAAGGTTGCCGCCACTGAAATCGTTAGGGCACAACGGCGCAACATTCCGGAAGCCTCGATACCTggcatattttttcatgtcaACAATGTAGCGAG GAATTTCCCTACCAAAGTTGGATTGTTGCTGAGGGACTTCCTGGACAGCGGTGTTGAAGCAGACTGA
- the LOC124178074 gene encoding epidermal retinol dehydrogenase 2-like isoform X1: protein MLASTLDTTVTCAIMVTAYAGIAIFADIFLFLVKVTYFIVEGTFRIFFPVEEKSVAGEIVLITGAGHGIGRELALQYASLGAKIVCWDLNEKSNNETAEEIKRANVASAVYTYKCDVTNREEVFRVSENVRKEVGDVTILVNNAGIMPCRTLLDHTPEEIRKIFDVNVIAHFWTLQAFLPSMIEKNHGHVVALSSMAGISGLPNLVPYCGSKFAVRGLMEATALELRDLMATKEMNIKFTCVFPYMVDTGLCKKPKVRFPSIMSLLPPKVAATEIVRAQRRNIPEASIPGIFFHVNNVARNFPTKVGLLLRDFLDSGVEAD from the exons ATGCTCGCATCTACTTTGGACAC GACAGTCACTTGTGCAATCATGGTTACGGCGTACGCAGGGATCGCGATCTTCGctgacatttttctttttctcgtcaaaGTGACGTACTTTATCGTCGAGGGTACGTTCCGGATATTTTTTCCCGTCGAGGAGAAGAGCGTCGCCGGCGAAATTGTTTTG ATTACCGGTGCGGGTCACGGGATTGGCAGAGAGCTAGCCTTGCAGTACGCTTCCCTGGGAGCGAAGATTGTTTGTTGGGATTTGAACGAGAAGAGTAACAACGAAACTGCCGAGGAAATTAAGAGAGCGAACGTTGCTTCAGCAGTGTATACCTACAA ATGCGACGTAACGAACAGGGAGGAGGTGTTCCGGGTGTCAGAAAATGTGCGAAAGGAAGTCGGTGACGTGACAATTCTCGTAAACAATGCCGGTATCATGCCTTGTCGTACACTCCTGGATCATACGCCCGAAGAGAtacgaaagatttttgacgTGAACGTGATCGCCCATTTCTGG ACGCTCCAAGCCTTCTTGCCGAgcatgattgaaaaaaatcatggacATGTCGTGGCCCTGTCGTCGATGGCTGGAATCTCGGGACTTCCGAACCTGGTGCCCTACTGCGGATCCAAATTTGCCGTCAGAG GATTGATGGAAGCCACGGCGTTGGAGCTGCGGGACTTGATGGCAACGAAAGAAATGAACATTAAGTTCACGTGCGTTTTTCCATACATGGTTGACACTGGGCTGTGCAAAAAACCAAAAGTCAG GTTTCCAAGTATAATGTCACTACTTCCACCAAAGGTTGCCGCCACTGAAATCGTTAGGGCACAACGGCGCAACATTCCGGAAGCCTCGATACCTggcatattttttcatgtcaACAATGTAGCGAG GAATTTCCCTACCAAAGTTGGATTGTTGCTGAGGGACTTCCTGGACAGCGGTGTTGAAGCAGACTGA
- the LOC124178074 gene encoding epidermal retinol dehydrogenase 2-like isoform X3, with amino-acid sequence MFHQIPTVTCAIMVTAYAGIAIFADIFLFLVKVTYFIVEGTFRIFFPVEEKSVAGEIVLITGAGHGIGRELALQYASLGAKIVCWDLNEKSNNETAEEIKRANVASAVYTYKCDVTNREEVFRVSENVRKEVGDVTILVNNAGIMPCRTLLDHTPEEIRKIFDVNVIAHFWTLQAFLPSMIEKNHGHVVALSSMAGISGLPNLVPYCGSKFAVRGLMEATALELRDLMATKEMNIKFTCVFPYMVDTGLCKKPKVRFPSIMSLLPPKVAATEIVRAQRRNIPEASIPGIFFHVNNVARNFPTKVGLLLRDFLDSGVEAD; translated from the exons ATGTTTCATCAAATTCC GACAGTCACTTGTGCAATCATGGTTACGGCGTACGCAGGGATCGCGATCTTCGctgacatttttctttttctcgtcaaaGTGACGTACTTTATCGTCGAGGGTACGTTCCGGATATTTTTTCCCGTCGAGGAGAAGAGCGTCGCCGGCGAAATTGTTTTG ATTACCGGTGCGGGTCACGGGATTGGCAGAGAGCTAGCCTTGCAGTACGCTTCCCTGGGAGCGAAGATTGTTTGTTGGGATTTGAACGAGAAGAGTAACAACGAAACTGCCGAGGAAATTAAGAGAGCGAACGTTGCTTCAGCAGTGTATACCTACAA ATGCGACGTAACGAACAGGGAGGAGGTGTTCCGGGTGTCAGAAAATGTGCGAAAGGAAGTCGGTGACGTGACAATTCTCGTAAACAATGCCGGTATCATGCCTTGTCGTACACTCCTGGATCATACGCCCGAAGAGAtacgaaagatttttgacgTGAACGTGATCGCCCATTTCTGG ACGCTCCAAGCCTTCTTGCCGAgcatgattgaaaaaaatcatggacATGTCGTGGCCCTGTCGTCGATGGCTGGAATCTCGGGACTTCCGAACCTGGTGCCCTACTGCGGATCCAAATTTGCCGTCAGAG GATTGATGGAAGCCACGGCGTTGGAGCTGCGGGACTTGATGGCAACGAAAGAAATGAACATTAAGTTCACGTGCGTTTTTCCATACATGGTTGACACTGGGCTGTGCAAAAAACCAAAAGTCAG GTTTCCAAGTATAATGTCACTACTTCCACCAAAGGTTGCCGCCACTGAAATCGTTAGGGCACAACGGCGCAACATTCCGGAAGCCTCGATACCTggcatattttttcatgtcaACAATGTAGCGAG GAATTTCCCTACCAAAGTTGGATTGTTGCTGAGGGACTTCCTGGACAGCGGTGTTGAAGCAGACTGA
- the LOC124178074 gene encoding epidermal retinol dehydrogenase 2-like isoform X4 yields the protein MVTAYAGIAIFADIFLFLVKVTYFIVEGTFRIFFPVEEKSVAGEIVLITGAGHGIGRELALQYASLGAKIVCWDLNEKSNNETAEEIKRANVASAVYTYKCDVTNREEVFRVSENVRKEVGDVTILVNNAGIMPCRTLLDHTPEEIRKIFDVNVIAHFWTLQAFLPSMIEKNHGHVVALSSMAGISGLPNLVPYCGSKFAVRGLMEATALELRDLMATKEMNIKFTCVFPYMVDTGLCKKPKVRFPSIMSLLPPKVAATEIVRAQRRNIPEASIPGIFFHVNNVARNFPTKVGLLLRDFLDSGVEAD from the exons ATGGTTACGGCGTACGCAGGGATCGCGATCTTCGctgacatttttctttttctcgtcaaaGTGACGTACTTTATCGTCGAGGGTACGTTCCGGATATTTTTTCCCGTCGAGGAGAAGAGCGTCGCCGGCGAAATTGTTTTG ATTACCGGTGCGGGTCACGGGATTGGCAGAGAGCTAGCCTTGCAGTACGCTTCCCTGGGAGCGAAGATTGTTTGTTGGGATTTGAACGAGAAGAGTAACAACGAAACTGCCGAGGAAATTAAGAGAGCGAACGTTGCTTCAGCAGTGTATACCTACAA ATGCGACGTAACGAACAGGGAGGAGGTGTTCCGGGTGTCAGAAAATGTGCGAAAGGAAGTCGGTGACGTGACAATTCTCGTAAACAATGCCGGTATCATGCCTTGTCGTACACTCCTGGATCATACGCCCGAAGAGAtacgaaagatttttgacgTGAACGTGATCGCCCATTTCTGG ACGCTCCAAGCCTTCTTGCCGAgcatgattgaaaaaaatcatggacATGTCGTGGCCCTGTCGTCGATGGCTGGAATCTCGGGACTTCCGAACCTGGTGCCCTACTGCGGATCCAAATTTGCCGTCAGAG GATTGATGGAAGCCACGGCGTTGGAGCTGCGGGACTTGATGGCAACGAAAGAAATGAACATTAAGTTCACGTGCGTTTTTCCATACATGGTTGACACTGGGCTGTGCAAAAAACCAAAAGTCAG GTTTCCAAGTATAATGTCACTACTTCCACCAAAGGTTGCCGCCACTGAAATCGTTAGGGCACAACGGCGCAACATTCCGGAAGCCTCGATACCTggcatattttttcatgtcaACAATGTAGCGAG GAATTTCCCTACCAAAGTTGGATTGTTGCTGAGGGACTTCCTGGACAGCGGTGTTGAAGCAGACTGA